The Silene latifolia isolate original U9 population chromosome X, ASM4854445v1, whole genome shotgun sequence genome contains the following window.
TAGCATGTATTCAGACACGGTTTTGTCGCCTAAGGAGATATGACGGAGGCGATTCTTGAGTTGGAGGATATGGCCTCGTGAGAGGTTGGCAAAGGTTGTGGCTAGGGTGGTCCACGCCTCATGCGACGTGGTAGCATCAAGCAGGATGGAGGAGACCGACTCATTGAGGGTGCCAGCAATGGCACCAAGGATGAGTTGATCTTGTCGAAACCAGGTGGTGTAGGCGGGGTTTGAGACGGGTTCAGGGTTTGGTTTGGCGTCAGTGGCAGTGGGAGTCACGGTTTTGGGTGGAGGTGTGGTAGTTCCGTCAAGGTACGAGAATAGCCCGTATCCTTGAAGGAGACGTGTTATTTGGAAGCTCCATGATCGATAAGTTTGGGCAGTGAGTTTTGTGCAGTGGGGAAACGAAATGGAGAGAAGAGGTCGATTTGGTTCATCGCATTTGGGATGAGATTGTTGTTGGATGCCATGGGATTGGTGGAGAGGTTGATGGCAGTAAGAAGAAAAATCGGTATAAGGATCGATAATAAACCTGATACCAtaatagatgaaccatctcaaccaaaaccttaaggtgatgattgaagcccaactattataaatattcctattaatgCTTACTTGAAGTGTCCTCAAATATTAAATAGTATCCAAATTATAATAAtattgataaaaaaaatattagaCATGGTTTGTTAATTGTCGGACATATTTCGAGTATCGTGTTAATTAATATCGGTGTCTGACACGACATTGTATATGAAATTATGAAAGCACTAGATGGTAGAACCGTAAAAGTGTTCGGGCTTCCTAGATGATAATTAAATATTTGCATGcatatttttcaaataaaaaacaaTCACAAATTTGCGTCAAAAATAGAACTTAAGTTAGTTGTAGGCTAAGTAATTATGTAATTAAGATTCTCTTAAGTTCTTTCTCTCCATTTTTTTCTCATAAATCCCATTAAATAATATTTTTCTCTTTAAACACTATTAACTCTTTATTTTTATGTATCAATGCACAATTGTTAATATTGCCAAGATGCAATCTAAACCGTTAAAAAGAAATGTACTCTCCATTTCTTTGTAGGAAACGCAGAGAATCTTGACTCGTGATTATGTATCGTGTTTATTCATGAGTTGATGAAGTCTTTTTCAGCACTGCCCATGTTTTTGATGGAGCAGACCACATCGTACCTTCGATCTAAGGACGTCGAACGGCTCCTTCTCGACTCTATTGTCAAACATTGGACTTAATAGGTACTACTATCTATCTCGACCTTTTTCACACTATCATAGAACCCGGTGCCACGGTCAAAGAGATATGAGATCGACCCAAAGAGTGCAGTTACTCACCTGGTATTCAGTTTGAAGACTTTGAATCCCTAAGTTCAAATTGTGGAAAATAACTTATTCTCACACATGTGAACTTCAACCCAAGTAACTGGCAAATCTACACATTATTCATTCTTCAAGCCAAGGACTTCGCATAAATATGGTATAATTGAAATATAAAGTCATTTATTAAGCATTAACCGTCAATAGTTTGGATTCATTATGGTCAATATCGTTAATGTATTAGATCATTGCTTGAGTCTTAATCGTCactttaaaattttaatttaaataatCATCTCACATAATATTAGAGTAAACGTAACAAAAGGTAATACTTCGTATTTAGGATCAATCAATAATCTTATACCTTAACACGTGCACCACATCTTTCATTTAGCCACAAGGCATCAACATTCCACTGTCTTTATTTTATTTGGACTTCATTTAATTTGTTACGTAGTAATTTTGGTCAAGAAGCAAGTTTAAAATAATGAAATAACGTGTTCAAAGAACAAGGGAGCCTCTTAATTTAACGGTAGGATTTGTAGCCCCATGTTAATTAACAGATACTTTAATGCTACTTCCACAGTTTTGGAGTTTGTGTTATTCGATCAATCCACTTGACCACTTGCGTAGGTTTGTCCCTAACTTTAAGAGACGTTTATAATGACATCCACTGATCCACGGTATACCATTGAAAACTCTACTGACCTCTCCAGTCTCAACTGCCCTCGATGCACGCTATCACTAGTAATCGCAGTTAACAAATTATCCCTGCAGTGACGGAGTCAGGATTTCATCAAAGTAAAGGCAAAATTTTTTAACATAGGTAAAAGGGTTATGATATAAGGAAAACCTTAGGTCTTGACATATCTAAGACGGTTATAACACTCATAACTTAAAGTTTATGTCGGTCATATTTATGCATCACATCATGAGTCAAATAAATCGATTATTACACGTACTTCGTAGTATATTACAAATTGACTTACGTTTTGGATGATAATGAGATGAGACAGTTTGTGAATAATTTATGTTTGGCATGAGAGTGGCTCAGTTTGAGAGCTCAGTTAGTTAAGTCGAGCTAATGTTGGTTCGGCTCAAAAACTTATGAGCGGCTCAAATTTGTGtgattaaataaaatattattcatattttatcgAAATATTTTATTATGAATTATATCTTTATATCACATCTACCAAATATTCTCATTGATTTATCAAATATTTTTATATACAACATTCTACCTCCATACCTATATTTGGATAAATGAAATATTAGACTACATTCAAGAGCATTAGTACAAGTAAATGAAGTAAGTTACTTGTTGTTGTGCGGAAACGTGAATAtctcgtgttgggcctctgctacaactgtgtccacaacccataatagtacgatattgtccgctttgggccaagccctcacggatttactcttgggctcatTCCCAAAAGGCAgctcatctttattctaccgatgtgggacaagggtttgcatcctaacaatcctcccctcaaaccaagggccatcatcttgactcggaccttgacctccATGGAGAACTCCCTCACTCTACAGCcccaagtcttgataacctccctttagccgacacaccatgctaccacgAGCCATGACTTGCACCACATGGTCAAGTGAGTGCCCTCACATGCTCCTGAACTTGCATGTCCATGTGCAATTCTTGGGGAtttgctacacatgcatatcgaacatCCTCTGGATCGGGCTTGCTCAAGGACTCACCTCGAGCTAGGAGTTCCATGTCTTACAGTGTAAGACTTCAAGTCTTGAGCCTTCTGATGCATcctcgtgtctagcccaagtcgaaccttgggctctgataccacttgttgtgcgaaagcgtgaatatctcgtgttgggcctctgctacaactgtgtccacaacccataatagtacgatattatccgctttgggccaagccctcacagatttactcttgggctccttcccaaaaggcctcgaactattatattttgtagacacttataaagatgagctttcatctttattctaccgatgtggaaCAAGGGTTTGAATCCTAACACTTGTATATATAACCGTCAATCTTTCTTAAAATAGATTTATTCATTTTAAAATTAAAAAGGATAAATAGTACTAGCTCACTTGGATAGATGAGATAAGCATTTTGCCTATCTCATGCGTTGTTTTAAGCTTAAGACGTATATATAGTATACAACCGTATTAAACAAAAATTTGTGTATAAATATACTCCAATTCTCCCTTACTTCAAACCACTCTACACCAATGGCTTCCCACACAAATCTCTTTCTCACTCTTTTCCTCCTCTCAACGGTCATTTTCCCTATTCAAATCTCCAATGCAGCATCCAAAACATATCTCCTTCCCATAATAAAAGACATTAAAACACCTCAATATTACACTACATTACTAGTAGGAACACCCCAAGTACGTGTAAACCTAGCCATTGATCTAGGCAACCTATGGTCATGGTTCACATGCGATATCGTCGGTTACAATCGCTCCTCAACGTTCCATCCCGTATCATGTGACGCACCCGAGTGCGACACGTACGGGAGGTTTGGTTGTGTTGGGTGTCCGGACGGACCCCTTAAGCCTAGTTGTACACCTATTAACACTTGTGGTGCTATTGCATATAGTCCCCAAAGTAATGCACTTTATTCCGGTGGGGCTATTGAGGATGTAATAAGTTTATATAGTCAGAGTCAAAACTCGGCTCAACTCGTTAAGACTAATTTAAGGGATTATCCATTTACGTGTGCCCCAGATAAGGGCCCACTAAAAGGATTGTCTCCTTTTACTAAGGGAATATTGACGCTTGCAAGGCGACCTGTTGCCTTGCATGCACAAATATCCTCGGCTTTTAAAGTGCCAAATAAATTCGCTTTATGTTTACCTGCTACGTCTAATTTAGGGAAAAATAACGGGGCTATGTATTTCGGAGGTGGCCCGTACCGTTTGCCATCTACAAGTAAAATTGATTTGTCTAGCTCACTCGTCACAACCCCATTAGTGATTAACCCTAATAGCACGGCCCCGACCTATAGTGTAGGCGATTCTTCGATTGAATATTTTTTCAATGTTAGATCAATTAAGGTCGATGGAGTCCCAGTCCGCTTTAAATCGTCCTTGTTATCATTCGACAAGGACGGTGTAGGGGGTACAAAAATTAGTACATTAGACCCGTACACAATATTACATAGTGACATATACAAATCCCTAATCGAAGTTTTCGTTACCAGGGCTAAATCGATGAATATCACTAGGGTTCCATCTGTCGCGCCCTTTGGCGCTTGTTTTAGTGAAAAGAGTGTCACAAGGACAAAAACCGGTCCAAACATCCCAATTATCGACTTAATATTCAACGAAAAGAGCTCGGTTTTGCACAACAAAAACGGAAGGTGGAGAATATATCCTACAAATTCAATGGTTAACGTGGCGAAAAAAGATGTGATGTGTTTAGGGTTTGTAGA
Protein-coding sequences here:
- the LOC141622507 gene encoding putative aspartic proteinase GIP2, whose amino-acid sequence is MASHTNLFLTLFLLSTVIFPIQISNAASKTYLLPIIKDIKTPQYYTTLLVGTPQVRVNLAIDLGNLWSWFTCDIVGYNRSSTFHPVSCDAPECDTYGRFGCVGCPDGPLKPSCTPINTCGAIAYSPQSNALYSGGAIEDVISLYSQSQNSAQLVKTNLRDYPFTCAPDKGPLKGLSPFTKGILTLARRPVALHAQISSAFKVPNKFALCLPATSNLGKNNGAMYFGGGPYRLPSTSKIDLSSSLVTTPLVINPNSTAPTYSVGDSSIEYFFNVRSIKVDGVPVRFKSSLLSFDKDGVGGTKISTLDPYTILHSDIYKSLIEVFVTRAKSMNITRVPSVAPFGACFSEKSVTRTKTGPNIPIIDLIFNEKSSVLHNKNGRWRIYPTNSMVNVAKKDVMCLGFVDGGSDPRTSIVIGGKQMEDNLIEFDLVENKLGVTSSLLHLGTSCSQFKGI